The sequence GGCACCCTCTCCGGCGGCGAACAGCAAATGCTCGCCATGGGCCGCGCCCTGATGTCCCGCCCCAAACTCCTCATGCTCGACGAGCCCTCCATGGGCCTCTCCCCGATCATGATGCAGAAGATCATGGAAACCATCCGCGAACTCCGCTCCCAAGGCACCACCATCCTCCTCGTCGAACAGAACGCCCAGGCCGCGCTCTCCCTCGCCGACCAAGGACACGTCATGGAAATCGGCCGCATCGTCCTCTCCGGCAGCGGCACATCCCTCCTCCACGACGAATCCGTCCGCAAGGCCTACCTCGGCGAGGACTGACCCACCCGCACCGACGCGAGCGGCCCCGCACCGACGAAGATCGGTACGGGGCCGCTCACACGCTCGGGACCAGCCCGGCTGCCGCCGGCTACTGCTCCTTCTGCTGCTTCTTCTCCTCGGCGTCCTCGATGACCGCCTCGGCCACCTGCTGCATCGACAGCCGACGGTCCATCGACGTCTTCTGGATCCACCGGAACGCGGCCGGCTCCGTCAGCCCGTACTGCGTCTGCAGAATGCTCTTCGCCCGGTCCACCAGCTTCCGGGTCTCCAGCCGCTGCGTGAGGTCCGCGACCTCCTGCTCCAGCGTCCGCAGCTCGGTGAACCGGCTCACCGCCATCTCGATCGCGGGAACCACATCGGTCTTGGAGAACGGCTTCACCAGATACGCCATCGCGCCCGCGTCCCGCGCCCGCTCCACCAGCTCACGCTGCGAGAACGCGGTCAGCATCAGCACCGGCGCGATGCTCTCCTCAGCGATCTTCTCGGCCGCCGAGATACCGTCCAGCACCGGCATCTTCACGTCCAGGATCACCAGATCGGGACGGTGCTCCCGGGCCAGCTCCACGGCGGTCTGGCCGTCCCCGGCCTCACCGACGACGGTGTAGCCCTCTTCCTCCAGCATCTCTTTGAGGTCGAGACGGATGAGGGCCTCGTCCTCGGCGATCACGACGCGTGTGGTCAGCGGCGGGACGTGCGACTGATCGTCATCGGCGACGGGCTGCTCGGGCTCGGCGGCGCTCACGGGACTCCTCATTCCAGGCAGGTGGTGCCCCATGAGCCTACCTAGCTCCTGTAGGGTGGGACCACGCAGGGCAGCAGGTATCCTCCCTTTCTAAGGCCCCAGTACTCCAACTGGTTAGAGAGGCGGCTCTCAAACAGCCGAAAGTGTGGGTTCGAATCCCACCTGGGGCACTTTCTCTTCGATTCGAAGATCGCGTTAGCGACATCCACTGTCACCCTTTCCGGTGACGGTACGGCGAAATCCCACCACTGGGCGCCACCGCTATCACGCTCGTATGCATGTACGACATCGCAACGCGTGAGCGCGCGCTCGCCCTTGTCGCCCACGGCCACAGTCTCAACTCCGTGAGCATGCAAACCGGGATATCCCGCTTCGCCATCCGATCCTGGCAGACCAGGATCGAACCGCTCTCACGCAAGACGGAATGCCCGCGATGCAGGACAGTTCCGCAACCGCCTGAGGCAGCTACGGCCTATGCCTACTTACTCGGCCTCTACCTCGGTGACGGGTGCCTCAGCAGGCAGCCTCGACGGCACGGATATGTGCTGCGCATCGCCTGCGCAGATGCCTGGCCGGGGTTGATCGTCGCGTGCCGCGAAGCGGTAAAGGCCGTCCGACCGACGAACAGCGCGTGCATCGTCCAGCGCGAGGGCTGCGTCATGGTGACGAGTTACAGCCACCATTGGCTTTGCCTCTTCCCTCAACACGGCCCCGGCAAGAAGCACGAGCGACCCATCGTCCTCGAAACCTGGCAGCAGCAGATCGTCGACGCCCACCCCTGGGAGTTCCTTCGCGGACTCATCCACTCCGACGGCTGCCGGATCACCAACTGGGCCACCCGCACGGTCGCCGGACAGCGCAAGCGTTACGAATACCCGCGGTACTTCTTCACCAATAGGTCCGCCGACATCATCGGCCTCTACACCGACACCCTCGACGCAGTCGGCGTCGAGTGGAAACCCGCCCGGCAATCCCGCAGGGCACAGAACATCTCCGTAGCCCGCAGAGTCTCCGTCGCTCTCATGGACCGACACATCGGGCCGAAGTACTGACGGGGACGGCAGTCAGGTACCTCGGCCCAGCGGAATCGCGGTGCGGGTGGGGCTACTTCGGGGAGTCGTCCTCGCCGATGTGGTGGACGCGGACGAGGTTGGTGGAGCCGGGGACTCCGGGCGGGGAGCCGGCCGTGATGATCACGACGTCGCCCTTCTGGCAGCGGCCGAGCCTCAGAAGCTGCTCGTCGACCTGGGCGACCATCTCGTCGGTGGAGTTGACGGTCGGGCCGAGGAAGGTCTCCACGCCCCAGCTGACGTTGAGCTGGGAGCGGGTGGCCGGGTCGGGGGTGAAGGCCAGCAGCGGGATGGGCGAGCGGTAGCGGGAGAGGCGGCGGACGGTGTCGCCGGACTGGGTGAAGGCGACGAGGAACTTGGCGCCGAGGAAGTCGCCGATGTCGGCGGCGGCGCGGGCGACGGCGCCGCCCTGGGTGCGGGGCTTGTTGGCCTCGGTGAGCGGCGGGAGGCCCTTGGCGAGGAGGTCTTCCTCGGCGGCCTCGACGATGCGGCTCATCGTCTTGACGGTCTCGGTGGGGTACTTCCCGACGCTGGTCTCGCCGGAGAGCATGACGGCGTCGGTGCCGTCGATGACGGCGTTGGCGACGTCGGAGGCTTCGGCGCGGGTGGGGCGGGAGTTGTCGATCATCGAGTCGAGCATCTGGGTGGCGACGATGACCGGTTTGGCGTTGCGCTTGGCGAGTTTGACGGCGCGCTTCTGGACGATCGGGACGGTTTCGAGGGGCATTTCGACGCCGAGGTCGCCGCGGGCGACCATGATGCCGTCGAAGGCGGCGACGATGTCGTCGATGTTGTCGACGGCCTGGGGCTTTTCGACCTTGGCGATGACGGGGAGGAAGCGGTCTTCCTCGCGCATGATGCGGTGGACGTCGTCGATGTCGTGGCCGCTGCGGACGAAGGAGAGGGCGATGATGTCGGCGCCGTAGCGCAGGGCCCAGCGGAGGTCGTCCTGGTCCTTGTCGGAGAGGGCGGGGACGGAGACGGCGACGCCGGGGAGGTTGAGGCCTTTGTGGTCGGAGACCATGCCGCCTTCGACGACCCTGGTGCGGACGTGGGGTCCGTCGACGTCGGTGACTTCGAGGGTCACCTTTCCGTCGTCGATGAGGATGCGTTCGCCGGTGGTGACGTCGGCGGCGAGGCCGTGGTAGGTGGTGCCGCAGATCTGGCGGTCGCCTTCGACGGCGGGTTCCACGGTGATGGTGAACTCGTCGTCGCGTTCGAGAAGTAC is a genomic window of Streptomyces sp. Edi2 containing:
- a CDS encoding response regulator — encoded protein: MSAAEPEQPVADDDQSHVPPLTTRVVIAEDEALIRLDLKEMLEEEGYTVVGEAGDGQTAVELAREHRPDLVILDVKMPVLDGISAAEKIAEESIAPVLMLTAFSQRELVERARDAGAMAYLVKPFSKTDVVPAIEMAVSRFTELRTLEQEVADLTQRLETRKLVDRAKSILQTQYGLTEPAAFRWIQKTSMDRRLSMQQVAEAVIEDAEEKKQQKEQ
- a CDS encoding transcriptional regulator; this translates as MYDIATRERALALVAHGHSLNSVSMQTGISRFAIRSWQTRIEPLSRKTECPRCRTVPQPPEAATAYAYLLGLYLGDGCLSRQPRRHGYVLRIACADAWPGLIVACREAVKAVRPTNSACIVQREGCVMVTSYSHHWLCLFPQHGPGKKHERPIVLETWQQQIVDAHPWEFLRGLIHSDGCRITNWATRTVAGQRKRYEYPRYFFTNRSADIIGLYTDTLDAVGVEWKPARQSRRAQNISVARRVSVALMDRHIGPKY
- the pyk gene encoding pyruvate kinase — encoded protein: MRRAKIVCTLGPATDSYEQIKALVDAGMDIARFNLSHGTYAEHEARFDRVRKASEETRRSVGILADLQGPKIRLGRFREGPVLLERDDEFTITVEPAVEGDRQICGTTYHGLAADVTTGERILIDDGKVTLEVTDVDGPHVRTRVVEGGMVSDHKGLNLPGVAVSVPALSDKDQDDLRWALRYGADIIALSFVRSGHDIDDVHRIMREEDRFLPVIAKVEKPQAVDNIDDIVAAFDGIMVARGDLGVEMPLETVPIVQKRAVKLAKRNAKPVIVATQMLDSMIDNSRPTRAEASDVANAVIDGTDAVMLSGETSVGKYPTETVKTMSRIVEAAEEDLLAKGLPPLTEANKPRTQGGAVARAAADIGDFLGAKFLVAFTQSGDTVRRLSRYRSPIPLLAFTPDPATRSQLNVSWGVETFLGPTVNSTDEMVAQVDEQLLRLGRCQKGDVVIITAGSPPGVPGSTNLVRVHHIGEDDSPK